Within the Corallococcus exiguus genome, the region CTACTGAAGGCCGGATGGGACGACGCGCGGTGAGGTACGCGGTGGGGGCGGTGGGGCTGTGGCTCGCCGCGCTCGCCGTGCCCGGTTGTACGTCCACGACGTCCTCCAAGGCGGAGGCCGGTGAGGCGGCGGTGCGCCGCTTCTTCCAGGCCCTGCCGTCCGGGGACTGCGCGGTGCTGGGCCCCATGCTGGTGACGGGGCAGGGCGTGCCTCCGTGCGAGGAGACAGTGAAGGACCTGCGCGAGCACGGCATGGGCCTGGTGGACGTGCTCGACGCGAAGGTGGATGGCCGCGACCCGAACGCGGTGGTCGTGCGGGCGCGGGTGTCGCAGGGAGGAACGGAGCGCGCGGAGCCGTTCCTCTTCCGGGTGGAGCGCCAGGGTGACGGCTGGCGCCTTCGGTTGTAGGGGGAGTGGACGATGCGGAACCGTGAGCGGGTGATGCTGGGGAGCGCGGGATTGCTGGTGGCCGCTCTCATTGCCGTGGCGCTGTGGCCGTCGCGAGAGGCATCTTCTCCCGCCGCCACGCCCCCGGTGCGGAACGCGGGCCCCGGCCCGGTGACGGCGGCCCAGGTGTCGCCGAAGCGCGCGGTGCCGGTGCGGACGCCGGACCCCGCGCCGCCCCACGCCACGGTGGTACCGCCCTCGCCCGGAGACGTGCCGCCGGAGCCGGAGGTGGCCAACGCGCCGCCGCAGCAGAACGACCCCATCGAGGAGGAGAAGCCACAGACGGCGCGCTGGAGGCTGGAGAAGACGGAGCACATCGCCACGCTGCTGGGGCGGGATGTGTCGCGGCTGGAAGGCGAGCGGCAAGAGGCGAAGTCACGCGGGGACAAGGACCGCGTCGAACAGGTGGACGCGCTGCTCCAGCGTCACCGCGTCCGCCTGAACGAACTGCGCGAAGAGGCCCGCACCCTGGCCGAGGCCGCGCGCAACGAGCCGCTGGAACCCTGATGGACGGGCGGGGCTCCCTGTCGGGGACGCTCCGCACGAAGCTGTCCGACAGTCGGACAGGTTTGGAGGAACCGGGCTGAGGTGCCCGCTCGGCTGCCCTCCAGCCGGAGTGCCGCGCCCGATTCACGCGAGGGCCCCACCGCTTCGCGCTGGGAGTATGAGCGCTTCTGCCGGTCACGGCCGCGCCTTCACACGGGCGTGACAGGCGCGGTGTGGCATGCGCATAGAAAAGGACGTGTCCGTCACCGCGACTGCCTCCACCGCGCCTCCCAGTGCCCCATCCACCCGAGGCTCCCGGCTGGCATCCATCGCGGTGGCCAGCGCGCTGTTCATGGAGTTCCTGGACTCCACGGCGCTGTCCACCGCGCTGCCCACGCTGTCCGTGGCGTTCGGCACCGACCCCGTCCATCTCAAGCTCGCGCTGACGTCGTACATCCTGGCCCTGGCGGTGCTCGCGCCCGCGAGCGGGTGGATCGCCGACCGCTTCGGTCCGCGCCGCGTCTTCATGACCGCCATGGTCGTGTTCCTCGCGGGCTCCGTGCTGTGCGGCTTCTCCCAGACGCTCGCGCAGCTCGTCATCTTCCGCACGGTCCAGGGCCTGGGCGGCGCGCTGATGACGCCCGTGGGACGGCTCATCGTCGTGAACTCGGCGCCGCGCGAGAAGCTGGTGTCCGCGATGAGCTGGTTCACCATGCCCGCGCTGATGGGGCCGCTGCTGGGCCCGCCGCTCGCGGGCCTCATCCTGGGCATCGCGGACTGGCCGTGGATCTTCTTCATCAACGTGCCGGTGGGCCTGCTGGGCATGTGGGCCGTGGCGCGCTTCGTGCCACCGTTGAAGCAGCCGGACCCCGGCCCCTTCGACACGAAGGGCTTCGCCATCGCCGTGGTCGCCATCACCGCGCTGATGGGCGCGGCGGAGACGGTGGGCATCGGCCTGGTGCCGTGGCCCGTGCAGGCGGGCATCACGCTGGTGGCGGTGGGGGCGCTGGTGGCCTACGTGCGGCACGCGCTGCGCACGCCGCGCCCGGTGCTCAACCTGCGCCTGTTCAAGGTGGACACCTTCCGCGCCAGCATGATGGGCGGCGCGCTGGTGCGCATCGGCCTGGGGGCGACGCCCTTCCTCCTGCCGCTGCTCTTCCAGGTGGCGCTGGGCTGGGGGCCGCTGGAGGCGGGGCTCGTCACCATCGGGACGGGGCTGGGCGCCTTCGCGTGCAAGCCTGTGGCGCCCGCGCTCATCCGCCGCGTGGGCTTCCGTCAGACGCTCATCGCCTCCAACCTGCTCACCGCCGCGGTGACGGCCGTGCCCGCCTTCTTCGGCGTCACCACGCCCATCCCGTTCATCATCGGCACGCTGGTGTTCAGCGGCTTCATGCGCTCCCTGCAGTTCACCGCCACCAACACGATGGCCTACGCGGACCTCCCCAAGGAGTCGGTGAGCAACGCCTCCACCATCGCGGTGGTGACGCAGCAGATGGCGCTGAGCGTGGGCATCAGCTTCGGCGGCCTGATGCTGCACGTGGCGCGCGGCGGCGGTGACGTGCGCCTCACGCCGGACCGCTTCCTGCTGCCGTTCCTTGCCATCGGCTTCGTGTCGTCGCTGGCCGGGCCGCTCTTCCGCCGGCTGCGTCCGGACGCGGGCGAGCACATCGGCGGCAGGGCCGCGGCGCGCGGCTGAAGCGTCCAGCCCACGACACGGCCGCCGCCCCTTCGTAGGGCAGGCGAGCAGGCGGCGACCCTTTTTCCCACCTTCTTTCGTCCCTCCTTCCCCACCAGTTTCCCGGCGGGGAATCCAACGGAAGGGGTGGGCATGGGTTGGGCGGCGGTCACAGGGCTCCTGCTGGCGGGCATGACGGCGGCGACACCGCCCTCGGCCATCCCGGTGCGGGGAGGCAACGCGCTGACGCTGCCCGCGCACCGGCACATCGTGCGCGTGTCCCGCAGCGAGGGCTCCGTGCTGCTCGCGGCGGTGCAGCAGGGCGGACAGGACGGGCACGGCCTGCGGATGTTCCGCAGCGACAACGGCGGCAGCACCTGGAAGCAGGAGGGCATCATCCACGACGGCTCCACCTACGACCGCGCGGACCTGGTGGTGGTGGGCAAGGACGTGGCGCTCGTCTACGCGGTGGAGACGCCGGACAGCGCGGGCATCAGCGGCTCCACGTCACGCGACGTGTATTTCCAGTGGTGGCGCTACAGCGCGTCCAAGAACCGCTGGCTCCCGGACACGCCCGTGCGCGTCTTCGACTCCACCAGCTCCAGCACCGCGTACTACCGCGCGGAGCTGGCGCGCGACTCCAAGGGCCGGCTCTGGGTGCAGGCCTTCTTCCGGGAGAAGGACGCGAGCAACACGCTGGTCGTCTCCGTGAGCAGCGACGGCGGCTCCACCTTCCGCACCCAGTCCGCGCTCGCGCACGGCGTCCCGAAGCGCGGGGGCGGGCGGCTCATCAGCCTGGGCAGCCGGCTGATGATGCTGTGGAGCTCGCACGACGGGCACGACACCACGCACTACCGCATCCGTGATGACAGCGCGTCCGTGTCCAGCTGGTCCTCCACGCGCACCGCCTTCTCCGACGGCATCTACCACGGCGCCGCGATGAGCGCGGTGGCGGACGGGAATGGCGGCCTGCACCTGGTCTACAAGGACAACTCCGAACGGCTGCTGTACCGCCGCTTCGACGGCAACGCCTTCGGCTCCGCGGTGAAGGTGCTGGAGGACGGGGACTGGGCCACACAGCCGGCGCTCGTGCGCGCGGGCAGCAGCCTGTACGTCTTCTACAACCAGCCCCGGAGCGACGGCACGGGCTACCGGCTGTGGGTCCGCGCGCTGTCCTCCAGCGGCAAGCCGGGCGCGGGCAAGGAGCTCGCGTCGGTGTCTGGCTTCGCGGGCTACCCGGCGGCGCCGGACGTGCTGCCCTCGGGCGTGCCGCTGGTGTGCTTCTTCGGCATCGAGCCGTCCTCCGGCTCCAGCTACCGGCTGTCCTTCTTCTCCACCAGCGCGTCGTCGCTCAAGTCCCAGGCTGTGGCGGCGAAGCAGGCGCCGGATGAAGACGAGGACGGCGAGCGGTTCACCGCGACCGGAAGCCCGTCTTCGTCCCCGCCACCGCAGGACCCCGGCGTGCTGGCGAGCGCCATGACGAGCCCCTCCCAGCAGGCGATGGCCGCCGGGTGTGGCGGTGCCAGCGCGATGCTCGCGGTGGGCGTGACGTTCATCCTGATGGAGTGGGGCCGTCGCCGGCGCACGCGGGTCCTGCCCGGCTAGCGGGGCGAACCACGAAAACGAACGCGGGCGGTCTCCCCGGGACGCATCCCAAGGGGCACCGCCCGTGTACGCGTCTCCCGGTGAGGGGAGACGCGAGCCTGCGTGCGACTACGTCGTCGCGGGCGCGGCGTCCGGCGCTTCGTCCGTCGTGTCGTCGTCGGCCTCGCTGGCGCCGTCGGATTCGACCGGGGCCGTGGAGGCACCGTCCGCACCCGGAGCCTGGGGCTTCTTGCCGGTGCCAGGGGGCGGGGACTTGCGAGCGGCCGCAGCGGCCTGCCGCGCCTGCTCACGCGCCTTCTGAGCGACCTTCGGCGTGGGGGCCAGGATCATGTACATCTGCCGGCCTTCCATGCGCGGCAGCTGCTCCGCCACGGCCACGTCCTTCAGGTCCTTGATGACGTCATCGAGGATGGCGCTGCCCAACTCCTTGTGCGTGATTTCACGCCCGCGGAACTGGATGACGACCTTGGCCTTGTTGCCCTCTTCGATGAACCGGCGGGTGTTGCGCACCTTGAACTCGTAGTCGTGCTCCTCCGTCTTGGGACGGAGCTTCACTTCCTTGAGCTGGATGACCACCTGCGTGCGCTTCGCGTCCGAGGCCTTCTTCTTCTCCTCGTACTTGAACTTGCCGTAGTCCATGATCTTGCAGACCGGCGGCTTCGCCATCGGGCTGACTTCGACCAGGTCGAGCGACTCGGAGCGGGCCTTTTCCAGCGCCGCCTCGATGGTCATGACTCCGAGCTGCGAACCGTCGGAGCCCACGACACGGACTTCCCGCGCGCGGATGCGGCGGTTGGTTCTCTGGTCCCTGTTGGGACCCCGGCTGCTGTTTCTCTGTTCGCGAATGATGTGAACATCCTCCAAAAAGGGTTGCAGACCCACCACCCGTGAAGATGTGGCAGGCCACTCAATGTGGCAGTCCCCTCCGGCGGAGAAGGCAGGCAGACAAGCCTTCAGCCCCTCGGGGCAGGGAGACGTGCAACGGACTCTATCCGGTTCACGTCCCCCAGGGGCAAGGTAACGCGGGGCACCCCCCCATTCCCATGGCCCCTGTTGCCTATGATGCGCCCCATGGCGAAACGGTCCACCGCGTCCGCTAGGGACAGGACAGGATGCCGACCCCGGGGGGTGGTTGCGCTCGGGGCCTCCCTGATGCTTGGCTGCTTGCCCTCCTGCGGGCCTGTGGACCCCAAGCCCTCCGGACCCGCCGGGGGCCCGGGCCAGGCCCTGGTCCAGGGGACGGACGCCCCCGGGGACACGGCGGCGGTGGCGCTGGTGGCCCGGCGCACCCGCTGCGGAGGGGAGGCGCCAGTGCTCCTCTGCTCGGGCGCCCTCATCGCCCCGGACGTGGTGCTGACGGCGGCGCACTGTCTGGCCGTCTTCGGGGAGGCGGGCCCCTACGAGGTCTTCCTGGGCCCCACACTGCTCCCGGAGCCCGGGCCCGGCGGGCGGTTCGTGCGGGTCACCCGGGCGGTGGCCCACCCGGAGTTCGTCCCGGCCACGCACACCTGGGACGCCGCCCTCCTGCGGCTGGCGGTGCCCGTGACGGACGTCCCGCCCTTCCGGCTCCCCCAGGCCGGGGACGTCCCGGTGGCGCCGGGAGACCCGGTGCGAGCGGTGGGCTACGGGGACACGAAGGACGCGGCCCGACCCTCGGGCCAGCGGCGCCAGGGCCTGCTCCAGGTGACGGGCGTCACCGGCAGCGCCTTCCAGGCTGGCCCCGCGCCGGCCATGACCTGCGTGGGGGACAGCGGAGGCCCGGTGTTGGGGGGCCCGGCGGGGAACGAGGTGCTCCTGGGCCTCACCGTCAGCGGTGACGTGGCCTGCCGGACCGAGGCGGTCCAGGTGCGGGTGGACGCATTGGAGGACTTCGTCCGCCCCTTCCTGGAGGAAGCCCCACCCCCCGCGCCCGCGGAGACGCTTCCCCTGGACGCCCTCTGTGAGGAGGCCTGCGCGAGCGACGCGGACTGTCCCTCGGGCCTTCAGTGCGTCAGCGCCGGGGGCGCCCCTGCCCGGTGCCTGCTGCCCGCGCTCCAGGCCGGGACCTACGGCGTGGCCTGTACGGAGGACGCCGCCTGCGGTGAGCAGGGCGTGTGCGCCCGGCTGGAGGTGGACGGCGACGACGCCTGCCGCTGCTTCACCCCCTGCGAGGCCACCGTCGACCCGCTGACACCGGACATGGACCGGCCCGACGTCAAATGCGGGTGCGCCGCGAATCCCAGTGGCTTGGGGGCTACACTCGCCGTCCTGCTGGGGCTGTTCTGGCGACAGTCCCACCGCAGGATTCCAGGAGGTCGGTTCCGGGCGTGACTCTGCGTGAAAGCGCCTACAAAACCGCAAATGTAGGCGAAACTCCGCGAATCAATCTCCGAGAATCAGGCATACACGTTTTCGGCAATCGCGAAGGTCCTTCCCCCATGGACTACAAGATCAAGTCTGGTGACACGCTGGGCGCGCTGGCCAAGCGCTTCAACACGGACGTGGATTCGCTGGTGAAGGCGAACCCGAACATCACCAACAAGGACCTCATCTACGCGGATGCGAAGCTCAACATCCCGGGCAGCAAGGATGAGTTCCAGGCGGAGGGTGTCGCCAAGGGGCCGGACCTGACGGGCGGCGCGCAGCAGACGCAGGGCTCGCAGGCCGTGGGTGACGTGCCCCCGGGCCAGGTGGGCGACTGGATCAAGCAGGCCATGGACATCCTCAAGGCCAACGGCGTCCCGACGGACAAGATGAACCCCCAGGACATCGCGAAGATCATCCAGCACGAGTCCAGCGGGAACCCGAACGCCATCAACAACTGGGACTCCAACGCCCAGAAGGGCACCCCGTCCATCGGCCTGATGCAGACCATCCAGCCGACGTTCGACGCGTACAAGCTCCCCGGCCACGACAACATCCGCAACCCGGTGGACAACATCATCGCCGGCGTCCGCTACTCCATCGAGCGCTACGGCTCCGTGTCCGACGTCCCCGGCATCAAGGGCCTGAGCAACGGCAGCGGCTACGTCGGTTACTGACCGGCGCTGATAGCACCCAGACGCATCGCGCCCCGCGGTGGAAGACGGCCTTTCCGTCTCCCACGCGGGGCGTCGTCATTTCAGCGGAGGGCGTGTGCCCTCAGCCCCCGTGCAGCCGGGAGCGCTCGCGAGGACCACCCGCGCGCTTGATGTGAATCTGGCTGGGCGCCTTCTTGCGCCCCCGAAGCCCCGTGCCCCGGTTGTTGCGCTTGGGGCCGTGGTCGCCAGCGGCGGGGCCCAGCGTCACGCGCTTCAGTTCCTTCTGTCGCAGCAGCGCCGCCGCGTCGTCATGGGCCAGCGTCTTACGCCCCTTGCTGGCCTGTACGCTCGGCTGGGCCGCATGGGGATCCACGCGTCGCTTGTTCTTGATGCCTGCCACTCGGGTCCGCACGGACATGAAAGTCCTCCTTGGAACTGAGGTAGGGACCCATACGGGGCGTTGCCATCCCTGGCGACGGGCGGGACAGGGGCCGCCTCGGGAGCATGCCGGGACGCGGGCGCCCGGTGGCGCGGGACGACAGGGGACACGCGGGCTGACGGTCTCCCGGGAGCGGGAATCCCGCCAGGCGCGGCCGGTGATCAGGTCAGGTCTTCGTTGTCGCGGCGGGCGCGCTTCTTCGCCTTGGGCTTGCTGGACTTGCCCGCCTTCGCCTTGGGCTTCGTGGTCGTCTCCGGCGGGAACAGCCAGCCGTCCTCGGGGCGGGGCTGGGAGGCGTTCACCGGCTCCAGGTGCTGGCCGCGGCAGCCCCGGCACCAGGACTGCGGACGGCGCTGGCCCTGGCTCATGATGCGGAAGCCGAAGTCCTGCTCCGTGGGGCCCACGTGGTTGCAGCGCGGGCAGCGCGTCATCGACGTGGTGCCCGTCTCCCGGGCCTTCTCCCGTCCGTGCTCCACCACCAGCGCCAGCGCGGCGGCGAACCCGAGCTTGCGCTCCGTGGGGACGTGGAACTGACGCGCGCGCTTGCGGTTGCCCCGGCCCATCACGGGCAGGAGGTCCAGGCCTCCCAGGAGGTTGCGCTGCTCCAGGACTCGCGACGGAGACGATGGCGGGGTCGAGTGGCTCACGCGATCATTTCTACGGGAGGGGTCTGACATGGCCGGTCCACGCGCCGGGTCGCCAGGTCCCGCTCCATTCGGAGGTCTGGACACATGTTCAGTAACCCCTGGCATTTCCAGGGGATTCCCCCGGCGGCCGGGCGGGAGTGGGGCACAAGGGGGTGGGGCCCGCCTGCCTGCCGGGCGATGACGGGCGTTCCGGTGACCACCTTCCAGGAGGTCCCGTCCCCCCTTCGCCCAAGGTGTGCCCACATGGCCCAGGCCCATGAAACCGAAACCGAGAAGCAGGAACGCCACGCGCGGCGGCACGAAGCCCACCTGCGCGCCACCTACGCGGCGTTCATCCACCACGTCTGCGATTTGAGTGCCCTGCCTCCCGCGCTCGCGGAGTCCGCCGCCGTGTCGGTGCTGAGCGCGCTGGAGCGCCGGCTCATGCCCAACGGGGCGCGGAATCTGGAATCCCAGCTGCCGCGAATGCTGGTGGAGTTCCTGCCTCCGCCGGAGGAGCGCCCCCGGCACCCCCACCGCTTCGGTCGCGAGGAGATGATTGCGTCCGTCGCGGAGGACCTCCAGATGCCGGTGGACCAGGCGGAGCTGGTGGTCCGCGCGGTGCTGCGCGCCTTCCAGGACCAGATATCCGAAGGCGAGGCGGACAAGGTCGCCAGCAACCTGCCCGCGGACCTGCAGGCCCTCTGGCGCCTCACGCAGTAGTCGCGAGGCGCCGCGAGGGCTCTTCGCTACTCCGCGGGGCCGCTGCCCGCGCCGTCCCCGGTGGTGAACACCGGGGTGCCGCCGGGGATGCTGGGGTCGTGCGGGAGGCTGCCGCGAGGGCTGCGCAGGTAGACGAACGGCGTGGCGAAGAGGAAGTTGCTCACGCGCGACGTGTAGATGTCCGCGTAGCGCTCCACCTGCCGCGCCAGATGGCTCTTGTCGTTGCCGGCGCGGGTGAGCAGGCCCCAGTGCGGGTTGGACAGCTCACCGGCGGCGCGGGCCATGGGGCCCAGCTCCGCGTCCAGCGCCTCCAGCTCCGCGCGCAGCTCCGTGAGCCGCGCCACCAGCTCTCCCTCCGCGACGTCCGAGCGGGGGCCGTAATGGTGGCGACGGCGCTGGATCTCCAGGCGCACCTGGCAGCTCTCCGCCTCCAGGCGCTCCTTCTTGAGCATGCGCTCGCCAATGCGCACCTCGGTGGCGCGGAAGGCGGCGATGGCGCGCACCTCGTCCTCCAACTCGCGCAGGATGAGCGCGGTGCGCCAGCGCAGCACGTTCTTGCTGACGTGCACGTCGCCGAACATGTGGTCGCCCACGTAGAGGATTTCGTCGCCGGACAGGCCCAGGTGCCGCTCCAGCTCCAGCGCGCTGCCGCCGAAGTAGGGCTTGTTCTTGTCGAGCGGACCGGAGTGCGGCCGCAGCAGCGCCTCGCCGTTGGCCTCCACCACCTCGAAGAGGGTGGAGCGCGTGGTGAAGAACTCGGGCTTGCGCGCGCTGACGATGACCACGTCGAAGAGCTGGCGCCAGGTCATGCCCTCGGGCAGGTGCCGGTCGAAGGCGAAGTGCATCATGGGCTCGGTGTAGGCCCACTCGCTGTTGGTGATGAGCAGCACCTTCTTGCCGGCGTTCTTCTGGTCCAGCAGCGCGAGCGGCGTCTCCGGGTCGTCGATGACGTAGCGCTCGGGGTCCGCGATGATTTCCGCCTTGAGGCGCCCCTGCATGTGCGTGGCGTCCAGGTTCTTGCGCACGTGCTCGTAGAGGTCCGCGTAGCCCATGGGACCGGGGAGCTGGCCGGCGTCCAGGCGGTCCACGAGCTGCGCGTAGATGCAGGCCTCGGAGAGGGAGAACAGGGTGTTGAGGAACACCCAGCGCCGGTCCGCCAGGTCGATGACGGTACGGGTATAGGCCTCGCGCTGGGACTCGAAGTCCATGGGGCGGCTGCCGTGGAGGGCCTTCTTCACGAAGCCGAAGCGGTTGGCCTTGAGGAGGTTGCCCTTGGCGGTGTCGATGATGAGGCCGCGGATGGCGAGCATCGGGTCGAAGGTCAGGTCGGCCACGGGCCAGCCCTGCTCCACCAGACGGTCGCGAATGTATTCGTAGGCGCGGCGTTCCCACGCTTCCACGCGGTAGTGGATGAGCGTGTAGTCCATGTCGTAGCCCACGGCCTTGATGGCGCGCATGTTGAGGGTGCGGTTGCAGAACAGACCGCGTTCGGGCGGGGGACCGGAGAATTGAGGAGCCATGGGAGCAAGGCTTGCCAAGGCTTGCACGCAAAGTCGAGCGGCCCGTGTGCCCGAGTCGCTCCGTGGGCAGGCCCGGGTCGTTCGGGTGTCGGAAAGATGGGATACAGGTGACGCACGCGCCGCGAGGGCCGGCGGCGCGCGGAACCGAAGGGCAGACACATGTTGGGAATGACTCGGCGGTGGGGCCTGGCCCTGGCGGTGGTGCTGGCGGCGGGCGTGGCGGGGGCGCAGGAATGGGAGACGGTGGCGACGAAGCCCTTCGTGATCAAGGTCCGGCCCCGTCCGGGGACGAAGGCGAAGGACATCTGGGCGGAAGGCGAGCTCAAGGCGAGCGCCGCGCAGATCCAGGCGGCGCTGGAGGACCAGGCGTCGTACCGGCTCTTCATGCCGTACGTGAAGGAGTCGCGGGTGGTGCGGCCCACGGATGACGGCGGGCGGCTGACGTACACGCGGCTGGACCTGCCGGTGGTGTCCTCGCGCGACTACATCTGCCACGTGGTGACGGAGTCGAAGGTCGCGCCGGACGGGACGGGCGTGTACCAGCAGCGCTGGAAGGCGGAGCCGGACGCGTTCCCCGCCAGGCGGGACGTGGTGCGCCTGCGGCTGAACGAGGGCAGCTGGAAGGTGGAGCCCAAGGGCGAGGGCACGTCCTGGGTCGTCTACAAGTTCACGGTGGACCCCGGAGGTTCCGTCCCCGGGTTCCTGGCCAGCGTGGGGCAGAACGACGCGGTGGTGGACACGCTGCGCGCGGTGGAGAAGCGGGCGAAGTCGCTGCCCGTGGAGCCGCCTCCCGCGAAGTAGCGGGGGATGGAGGCAGGCGGGCCGGGTGTTCCCTCCAGACGCCATGGCTGACAACTCCAAGATTGAGTGGACGGACGCGACGTGGAACCCGGTGCGCGGCTGCGTGAAGCTGAGCCCCGGGTGCAAGCACTGCTACGCGGAGACGTTCGCGGAGCGGTTCCGGGGCGTGCCGGGGCATCCGTACGAGCAGGGCTTCGACCTGAAGCTGATTCCGGGGAAGCTCGCCGAGCCGCTGCGCTGGAAGGCCTCCAAGCGCGTGTTCGTGAACTCGATGAGCGACCTGTTCCTGGATGACGTCCCGGAGGCGTACATCGAGACGGTGGCGCGGGTGATGGCGCTGGCGGACTGGCACACGTTCCAGGTGCTGACGAAGCGCGCGGAGCGGATGCGGCGGCTGCTGTCCACGCGGCTCGCGTTCGCGGCGAGGCTGCCAAACGTCTGGTGGGGCGTGAGCGTGGAGGACCGCAAGTACGGCCTGCCGCGAGTGAAGCACCTGCAAGCGGCGCCCGCGCGGGTGCGCTTCCTGTCCATCGAGCCGCTCTTGGAGGACCTGGGTCCGGTGGACTTCACCGGCATCGACGGAGTGATTGTCGGAGGCGAGAGCGGAGCGAAGGCGAGGCCGCTGGACCCGGAGTGGGTGCGCTCGGTGCGCGAGCAGTGCGACGCGGCGGGCGTGGCCTTCTTCTTCAAGCAGTGGGGCGGTAAGCGCAAGGCGGCGGCCGGGCGGGTGCTGGATGGGCGCACGTACGACGCGCTTCCCCGGAGCACGGCGGCACCGT harbors:
- a CDS encoding S1 family peptidase, whose product is MLGCLPSCGPVDPKPSGPAGGPGQALVQGTDAPGDTAAVALVARRTRCGGEAPVLLCSGALIAPDVVLTAAHCLAVFGEAGPYEVFLGPTLLPEPGPGGRFVRVTRAVAHPEFVPATHTWDAALLRLAVPVTDVPPFRLPQAGDVPVAPGDPVRAVGYGDTKDAARPSGQRRQGLLQVTGVTGSAFQAGPAPAMTCVGDSGGPVLGGPAGNEVLLGLTVSGDVACRTEAVQVRVDALEDFVRPFLEEAPPPAPAETLPLDALCEEACASDADCPSGLQCVSAGGAPARCLLPALQAGTYGVACTEDAACGEQGVCARLEVDGDDACRCFTPCEATVDPLTPDMDRPDVKCGCAANPSGLGATLAVLLGLFWRQSHRRIPGGRFRA
- a CDS encoding HAD-IG family 5'-nucleotidase produces the protein MAPQFSGPPPERGLFCNRTLNMRAIKAVGYDMDYTLIHYRVEAWERRAYEYIRDRLVEQGWPVADLTFDPMLAIRGLIIDTAKGNLLKANRFGFVKKALHGSRPMDFESQREAYTRTVIDLADRRWVFLNTLFSLSEACIYAQLVDRLDAGQLPGPMGYADLYEHVRKNLDATHMQGRLKAEIIADPERYVIDDPETPLALLDQKNAGKKVLLITNSEWAYTEPMMHFAFDRHLPEGMTWRQLFDVVIVSARKPEFFTTRSTLFEVVEANGEALLRPHSGPLDKNKPYFGGSALELERHLGLSGDEILYVGDHMFGDVHVSKNVLRWRTALILRELEDEVRAIAAFRATEVRIGERMLKKERLEAESCQVRLEIQRRRHHYGPRSDVAEGELVARLTELRAELEALDAELGPMARAAGELSNPHWGLLTRAGNDKSHLARQVERYADIYTSRVSNFLFATPFVYLRSPRGSLPHDPSIPGGTPVFTTGDGAGSGPAE
- a CDS encoding SRPBCC family protein is translated as MLGMTRRWGLALAVVLAAGVAGAQEWETVATKPFVIKVRPRPGTKAKDIWAEGELKASAAQIQAALEDQASYRLFMPYVKESRVVRPTDDGGRLTYTRLDLPVVSSRDYICHVVTESKVAPDGTGVYQQRWKAEPDAFPARRDVVRLRLNEGSWKVEPKGEGTSWVVYKFTVDPGGSVPGFLASVGQNDAVVDTLRAVEKRAKSLPVEPPPAK
- a CDS encoding DUF5131 family protein, yielding MADNSKIEWTDATWNPVRGCVKLSPGCKHCYAETFAERFRGVPGHPYEQGFDLKLIPGKLAEPLRWKASKRVFVNSMSDLFLDDVPEAYIETVARVMALADWHTFQVLTKRAERMRRLLSTRLAFAARLPNVWWGVSVEDRKYGLPRVKHLQAAPARVRFLSIEPLLEDLGPVDFTGIDGVIVGGESGAKARPLDPEWVRSVREQCDAAGVAFFFKQWGGKRKAAAGRVLDGRTYDALPRSTAAPFPDEARRPRLLDDAEALAAPWLSPPGVISAAASA
- a CDS encoding DUF2267 domain-containing protein, with translation MAQAHETETEKQERHARRHEAHLRATYAAFIHHVCDLSALPPALAESAAVSVLSALERRLMPNGARNLESQLPRMLVEFLPPPEERPRHPHRFGREEMIASVAEDLQMPVDQAELVVRAVLRAFQDQISEGEADKVASNLPADLQALWRLTQ
- the infC gene encoding translation initiation factor IF-3; the encoded protein is MIREQRNSSRGPNRDQRTNRRIRAREVRVVGSDGSQLGVMTIEAALEKARSESLDLVEVSPMAKPPVCKIMDYGKFKYEEKKKASDAKRTQVVIQLKEVKLRPKTEEHDYEFKVRNTRRFIEEGNKAKVVIQFRGREITHKELGSAILDDVIKDLKDVAVAEQLPRMEGRQMYMILAPTPKVAQKAREQARQAAAAARKSPPPGTGKKPQAPGADGASTAPVESDGASEADDDTTDEAPDAAPATT
- a CDS encoding DHA2 family efflux MFS transporter permease subunit; translation: MRIEKDVSVTATASTAPPSAPSTRGSRLASIAVASALFMEFLDSTALSTALPTLSVAFGTDPVHLKLALTSYILALAVLAPASGWIADRFGPRRVFMTAMVVFLAGSVLCGFSQTLAQLVIFRTVQGLGGALMTPVGRLIVVNSAPREKLVSAMSWFTMPALMGPLLGPPLAGLILGIADWPWIFFINVPVGLLGMWAVARFVPPLKQPDPGPFDTKGFAIAVVAITALMGAAETVGIGLVPWPVQAGITLVAVGALVAYVRHALRTPRPVLNLRLFKVDTFRASMMGGALVRIGLGATPFLLPLLFQVALGWGPLEAGLVTIGTGLGAFACKPVAPALIRRVGFRQTLIASNLLTAAVTAVPAFFGVTTPIPFIIGTLVFSGFMRSLQFTATNTMAYADLPKESVSNASTIAVVTQQMALSVGISFGGLMLHVARGGGDVRLTPDRFLLPFLAIGFVSSLAGPLFRRLRPDAGEHIGGRAAARG
- a CDS encoding transglycosylase SLT domain-containing protein — encoded protein: MDYKIKSGDTLGALAKRFNTDVDSLVKANPNITNKDLIYADAKLNIPGSKDEFQAEGVAKGPDLTGGAQQTQGSQAVGDVPPGQVGDWIKQAMDILKANGVPTDKMNPQDIAKIIQHESSGNPNAINNWDSNAQKGTPSIGLMQTIQPTFDAYKLPGHDNIRNPVDNIIAGVRYSIERYGSVSDVPGIKGLSNGSGYVGY